A genomic window from Cryobacterium sp. SO2 includes:
- the smpB gene encoding SsrA-binding protein SmpB, giving the protein MPREKGEKVVATNRKARHDYLIEDTYEAGMVLSGTEVKSLRAGRASLVDGYAFIESGEAWLDAVHIPEYTAGTWTNHPPRRKRKLLLHKQEIIKISHKTKEGGYTLIPLKIYFSDGKAKVEIAVAKGKKEFDKRQTLRERQDKRESDRAISARRNLGD; this is encoded by the coding sequence GTGCCCAGGGAAAAAGGCGAGAAGGTCGTTGCGACCAATCGCAAGGCGCGCCACGACTACCTCATCGAGGACACGTACGAGGCCGGAATGGTGCTCAGCGGCACCGAGGTGAAGTCACTTCGTGCCGGACGGGCGTCGCTCGTCGACGGCTACGCGTTCATCGAGTCCGGTGAGGCGTGGCTGGATGCCGTGCACATTCCCGAGTACACCGCCGGCACGTGGACGAACCACCCGCCGCGTCGGAAGCGCAAGCTACTGCTGCACAAGCAGGAGATCATCAAGATCAGCCACAAGACCAAAGAGGGCGGCTACACCCTCATCCCGCTGAAGATCTATTTCAGCGACGGTAAGGCCAAGGTGGAGATCGCCGTGGCCAAGGGCAAGAAGGAATTCGACAAGCGTCAGACCCTGCGCGAGCGCCAGGACAAGCGCGAGTCGGACCGGGCCATCTCCGCCCGCCGTAACCTCGGCGACTAG
- the prfB gene encoding peptide chain release factor 2, producing the protein MIELDFSEQIAALRATFDDIRSVIDIDRLKLDIAELNDQAGAPDLWNDSEHAQKVTSDLSHRQSELKRIESIESRLDDLEVLVELANAEGDQESADEATAELHSVQKVLGDLEVQTLLNGEFDPNPAVITIRAGAGGVDAADFAEMLLRMYLRWAEQHDYTTNVLDVSYAEEAGIKSATFEVNAPYAFGTLSVEAGTHRLVRMSPFNSAGKRQTSFAAVEVVPLIEQAEAVEIPDNDIRVDVFRSSGPGGQSVNTTDSAVRITHLPTGLVVSCQNEKSQIQNRAAAMRVLASRLLLLQREQEAATKKEFAGIITASWGDQMRSYVLAPYQMVKDLRTEYEVNNPSNVFDGDLDGFIAAGIRWRKTPTD; encoded by the coding sequence ATGATTGAGCTGGATTTCTCTGAGCAGATCGCCGCGCTGCGGGCCACGTTTGACGACATCCGGTCGGTGATCGACATCGACCGTCTGAAACTGGACATCGCCGAGTTGAACGACCAGGCGGGTGCCCCCGACCTGTGGAACGACTCCGAGCACGCCCAGAAGGTGACGAGCGACCTCAGTCACCGCCAGTCCGAGCTCAAGCGCATCGAGAGCATCGAGTCGCGCCTGGACGACCTCGAGGTGCTCGTGGAGCTCGCCAACGCCGAGGGCGACCAGGAGTCCGCCGACGAGGCGACGGCCGAACTGCACAGCGTGCAGAAGGTGCTCGGCGACCTGGAAGTGCAGACCCTGCTCAACGGCGAGTTCGACCCGAACCCCGCCGTGATCACCATCCGGGCCGGTGCCGGCGGCGTCGACGCCGCCGACTTCGCCGAGATGCTGCTGCGGATGTACCTGCGCTGGGCCGAGCAGCACGACTACACCACCAATGTGCTCGACGTGAGTTACGCGGAGGAGGCCGGCATCAAGTCCGCGACCTTCGAGGTGAACGCCCCGTACGCGTTCGGCACCCTGAGCGTCGAGGCCGGCACGCACCGGCTGGTGCGGATGAGTCCGTTCAACTCCGCCGGCAAGCGCCAGACCTCGTTCGCCGCCGTCGAGGTGGTACCGCTCATTGAGCAGGCCGAGGCCGTGGAGATCCCGGACAATGACATCCGTGTGGACGTGTTCCGTTCCAGTGGCCCCGGCGGCCAGTCCGTCAACACCACCGACTCCGCCGTGCGCATCACCCACCTGCCCACGGGCCTGGTGGTGAGCTGCCAGAACGAGAAGAGCCAGATCCAGAACCGCGCGGCGGCCATGCGGGTGCTGGCATCCCGCCTGCTGCTCCTGCAGCGCGAGCAGGAGGCGGCCACCAAGAAGGAGTTCGCCGGCATCATCACGGCCAGCTGGGGTGACCAGATGCGCAGCTACGTGCTCGCGCCGTACCAGATGGTCAAGGACCTGCGCACCGAGTACGAGGTGAACAACCCGTCCAACGTGTTCGACGGCGACCTCGACGGATTCATCGCCGCGGGCATCCGCTGGCGCAAGACGCCCACCGACTAG
- a CDS encoding class II glutamine amidotransferase → MCRWLAYIGEPLRPSKIVLDAKHSIVAQSLDSPLGAETVNGDGFGFGWYPTGAPAGTAPALFHSIEPAWNDANLRELSRAIESPLFFTHVRAATAPPIQQTNCHPYRFENWMFMHNGAIASWRQLRRDLTLAIDPELYPNVLGTTDSEVLFHLALSLGLRDDPIDAIGRAIRMVESVGHSQDVQFPWQGTVAVSDGTTLWAFRYSSQGRTRSLFHSADIPTLREMYPEQERLAAFGDRAKVVVSEPLNDLPGAFVEVPESSALTIDPDGYRHQPFLVG, encoded by the coding sequence ATGTGCAGATGGCTGGCCTATATCGGGGAACCGCTGCGTCCCTCGAAGATCGTGCTCGACGCAAAGCACTCGATCGTCGCGCAATCGCTGGATTCCCCGCTCGGGGCCGAGACCGTGAACGGTGACGGTTTCGGCTTCGGCTGGTATCCCACCGGAGCCCCGGCGGGTACGGCGCCTGCGCTCTTCCACAGCATCGAACCGGCCTGGAATGACGCGAACCTGCGCGAACTCAGCCGGGCGATCGAGAGCCCACTCTTCTTCACCCACGTACGCGCGGCGACCGCGCCCCCGATCCAGCAGACCAACTGCCACCCGTACCGCTTCGAAAACTGGATGTTCATGCACAACGGAGCCATCGCGAGCTGGCGGCAGCTGCGCCGAGACCTCACCCTGGCGATCGACCCCGAACTGTACCCGAACGTGCTCGGGACGACGGACTCCGAGGTACTTTTCCATCTCGCCCTCAGCCTGGGGCTCCGTGACGACCCGATCGACGCCATCGGGCGCGCGATACGCATGGTCGAGTCCGTCGGGCATTCCCAGGACGTGCAGTTCCCCTGGCAGGGCACCGTCGCCGTGTCGGATGGCACCACGCTCTGGGCATTTCGCTACTCATCCCAGGGCCGCACGCGCTCGTTGTTCCACTCGGCAGACATCCCCACCCTGCGGGAGATGTACCCGGAGCAGGAGCGCCTCGCGGCCTTCGGCGACCGGGCCAAGGTCGTGGTCTCCGAACCGCTCAACGACCTGCCCGGTGCCTTTGTCGAGGTGCCGGAGTCCTCAGCCCTCACGATCGACCCCGATGGGTACCGCCACCAGCCGTTCCTGGTCGGCTGA
- a CDS encoding iron chelate uptake ABC transporter family permease subunit: MSVRAAWFGVAGVALLVAITLSVIVGANSLAPGTVLHTVFGGGSAESRFVVWDQRIPRTAAALAVGAALGVAGALIQAFTRNPLADPGILGVNAGAAFCVAVGIAFFGVTSPLGHVWLACGGALILTVAVYAIGSAGGEAAGPVRLTVTGVAIGAVFAGLTTGLTLTNPDAFDRMRGWSAGSLLERGFDVVVPVLPLVLVGLALALAAAPGLNSIALGSDVARSQGVSVRRIQLVVLTAVTLLAGSATAVAGPLVFVGLVVPHVVRWTLGTDQRWILLGSLLLGPILVVLSDVLGRIAVLPSEMPVGIVTAFVGAPVLIALVRRRSATAL; encoded by the coding sequence ATGTCAGTGCGGGCGGCCTGGTTCGGGGTAGCCGGGGTAGCGCTGCTTGTGGCCATCACTCTCTCCGTGATCGTCGGCGCCAATTCGCTGGCGCCCGGCACCGTGCTGCATACCGTCTTCGGCGGCGGCAGCGCTGAGTCCCGGTTCGTCGTCTGGGATCAGCGGATACCGCGCACGGCGGCCGCTCTGGCGGTGGGTGCCGCCCTCGGCGTGGCCGGCGCGCTCATCCAGGCGTTTACCCGCAATCCGCTGGCCGACCCCGGCATCCTGGGTGTCAACGCGGGGGCGGCGTTCTGTGTGGCCGTCGGCATCGCCTTCTTCGGCGTGACCAGCCCGCTCGGCCATGTCTGGCTGGCCTGCGGCGGCGCGCTCATTCTCACTGTGGCGGTGTACGCGATCGGGTCCGCCGGCGGCGAAGCGGCCGGACCCGTGCGGTTGACCGTCACCGGCGTCGCGATCGGAGCCGTGTTCGCCGGACTCACCACGGGGCTCACGCTCACCAATCCCGACGCCTTCGACCGGATGCGCGGGTGGAGCGCCGGCAGTCTGCTCGAGCGGGGATTCGACGTGGTCGTGCCCGTTCTTCCGCTGGTCCTGGTGGGACTGGCCCTGGCGCTGGCTGCCGCGCCCGGGCTCAATTCGATAGCGCTCGGCTCCGACGTGGCCCGCTCGCAGGGAGTCAGCGTGCGGCGCATCCAACTTGTCGTCTTGACGGCGGTGACGCTGCTGGCCGGCAGTGCAACGGCCGTGGCCGGGCCACTCGTCTTCGTGGGCCTGGTCGTGCCGCATGTGGTGCGGTGGACGCTCGGTACCGACCAACGCTGGATCCTGCTCGGCTCCCTGCTGCTCGGTCCCATTCTCGTCGTGCTCTCCGACGTGCTGGGCCGTATCGCGGTACTGCCGAGCGAGATGCCCGTCGGCATCGTGACGGCCTTTGTGGGCGCGCCTGTGCTGATCGCCCTGGTGCGCCGGCGCTCGGCGACCGCGCTGTGA
- the ftsE gene encoding cell division ATP-binding protein FtsE, with translation MIRFDHITKKYPGTNRPALNSIDVEILRGEFVFLVGASGSGKSSCLRLMLKEEKPSSGSIHVLGQDLRSISNRKVPYFRRNLGVVFQDFRLLPNKSVYDNVAFSLQVIGKSRGYIQEAVPDTLQMVGLAEKAQRLPHELSGGEQQRVAIARAIVNKPQIVLADEPTGNLDPTTSAEIMSLLARINASGTTVIMATHEAGIVDKMKRRVIELSAGQIVRDERQGGYATAAIPMVLPAGERAASRSSRMPTTASTTGPTTVEPFTYPSPEVLPQEVASAEVEAAAVAVSTAPPTAAETAPVAAEAAAPSTAPVVEPVAAEADVPAVPEPVAAAVPVAVEPAPVAPVEPPTTTMSRPVLPVTQHDEPEQLTLAEKLGLRAPGEKPDPTSEQNVGPTR, from the coding sequence ATGATCCGATTTGATCACATCACCAAGAAATATCCCGGTACGAACCGACCGGCCCTGAACTCAATCGACGTCGAAATTCTTCGCGGCGAATTTGTCTTCCTGGTCGGAGCTTCGGGCTCGGGAAAGTCAAGCTGCCTTCGCCTGATGCTGAAGGAGGAGAAGCCGTCCAGCGGCAGCATTCACGTGCTGGGCCAGGATCTGCGCTCCATCAGCAACCGCAAGGTGCCCTACTTCCGGCGCAACCTCGGGGTCGTCTTCCAGGACTTCCGGCTGCTGCCGAACAAGTCGGTCTACGACAACGTCGCGTTCAGCCTGCAGGTGATCGGCAAGTCCCGCGGTTACATCCAGGAGGCCGTGCCGGACACGCTCCAGATGGTGGGACTGGCCGAGAAGGCCCAGCGCCTGCCGCACGAACTCTCCGGCGGTGAGCAGCAGCGTGTGGCCATCGCCCGCGCGATCGTGAACAAGCCCCAGATCGTGCTGGCCGACGAGCCCACTGGAAACCTCGACCCCACCACGAGCGCCGAGATCATGTCGTTGCTCGCCCGGATCAATGCGAGCGGCACGACCGTGATCATGGCCACCCACGAGGCCGGCATCGTCGACAAGATGAAGCGCCGCGTCATCGAGCTCTCCGCCGGTCAGATCGTGCGCGACGAGCGCCAGGGCGGCTACGCCACCGCGGCTATCCCGATGGTGCTGCCCGCCGGCGAGCGGGCCGCGTCCCGGTCATCCCGGATGCCGACCACCGCGTCGACCACCGGCCCCACCACGGTCGAACCCTTCACCTACCCGTCCCCGGAGGTGCTGCCCCAGGAGGTGGCGTCGGCCGAGGTCGAGGCCGCTGCTGTTGCGGTGAGCACGGCTCCGCCCACGGCGGCCGAGACCGCGCCTGTGGCGGCTGAGGCTGCGGCTCCCTCGACCGCTCCTGTCGTCGAGCCTGTCGCTGCGGAGGCGGATGTGCCCGCCGTACCCGAGCCGGTCGCTGCGGCCGTTCCGGTTGCGGTCGAGCCCGCGCCGGTTGCCCCGGTGGAGCCGCCCACCACCACCATGTCCCGGCCGGTTCTCCCGGTCACCCAGCACGACGAACCGGAACAGCTCACCCTGGCCGAGAAACTCGGTCTGCGGGCGCCGGGCGAAAAGCCCGACCCCACCAGTGAGCAGAATGTAGGACCCACCCGATGA
- a CDS encoding HNH endonuclease signature motif containing protein produces the protein MDEDLAGGSTASENAAAAGGAPPASSGADAPCDWNTSLAGPARVTPAITASPDSTVGGTTDTRSGSASGSGRARRAPGDKRPEWRDPSELPGVQRVVAGAFGEKLKVLEEASRTVQAVMDSIDVEGLSDPEVVALTQMVERTGRPVDAARVATASVVGYRSRRFLGSESLAWRLGCSHANDLLTRLTGASVPEMKRRVALGDKVCPRVLGDRVLEPVFPVVAAALRAGELGVDAAETIVKGLADYTVHGRFDANQDDVHGCEAALVESATGSIFGRTPDPGDDPDGSDPDTVCTGPVARLGDSDGSVYSVDSLHAMALQWQAFLNPDGAAPTEAVLEAKSTFSFGTLTNGLHPLRGAVTPELKGIMQGVFNTFQSARSAPAFPSAEDQQRIEAGELVPGEVIDERTGGEKRADILRGILTQVAQDPRTPTMGGMPPTVMVHVNATDLLAQAGVGWIDGVEGPISMKTINQMIDNGGYRPIFFGGNGAVLALGDKVRCFTALQRKAITARDGGCVIPGCDCPPQWTEVHHVTSWQDGGPTDVSNGVLLCWYHHHTLSTGGWQIRMVLGMPEVKAPAWLDPSGAWRKPNQHRAHDPRTRRPPHTE, from the coding sequence ATGGACGAAGACCTGGCAGGTGGTTCCACAGCATCTGAGAATGCAGCAGCAGCGGGAGGCGCTCCCCCTGCGTCTTCAGGTGCGGATGCGCCCTGTGATTGGAACACGAGCCTGGCCGGTCCGGCCCGGGTTACTCCCGCTATCACCGCCTCGCCTGACTCCACCGTAGGCGGCACCACCGACACTCGATCCGGCTCCGCGTCCGGGTCCGGCCGGGCCCGCCGTGCCCCGGGCGACAAGCGGCCGGAGTGGCGGGACCCGTCCGAGCTGCCCGGAGTGCAGCGGGTGGTCGCCGGGGCGTTCGGCGAGAAGTTGAAGGTGTTGGAAGAAGCGTCCCGCACGGTGCAGGCAGTGATGGACTCGATCGACGTCGAGGGCCTCAGCGACCCCGAGGTCGTCGCTTTGACGCAGATGGTGGAGCGCACCGGCCGGCCGGTCGATGCGGCCCGGGTGGCGACGGCGAGCGTGGTGGGGTATCGGTCGCGGCGGTTCCTGGGCAGCGAGTCCCTGGCCTGGCGGTTGGGCTGCTCCCACGCGAACGATTTGCTCACCCGGTTGACGGGCGCGTCGGTGCCGGAAATGAAGCGACGGGTGGCGCTGGGAGACAAGGTCTGCCCGCGGGTGCTCGGAGACAGGGTGTTGGAGCCAGTGTTCCCGGTGGTCGCCGCGGCACTTCGGGCGGGCGAGTTGGGTGTTGATGCGGCGGAGACGATCGTGAAGGGTCTGGCCGATTACACGGTGCATGGCCGGTTTGATGCGAACCAGGACGACGTGCACGGCTGTGAAGCGGCCCTGGTCGAAAGCGCAACCGGGTCGATCTTCGGCCGAACCCCCGACCCCGGCGACGACCCGGATGGCAGCGACCCCGACACGGTCTGCACCGGACCGGTGGCACGCCTGGGCGACTCGGACGGATCCGTCTACTCCGTCGATTCTCTGCACGCCATGGCCCTGCAGTGGCAAGCGTTCCTCAACCCCGACGGCGCCGCGCCCACCGAAGCCGTCCTGGAAGCGAAGTCGACGTTCTCCTTCGGCACACTCACCAACGGCCTCCACCCCCTGCGCGGCGCGGTGACGCCGGAGCTCAAGGGCATCATGCAGGGCGTGTTCAACACCTTCCAGTCCGCCCGCTCCGCCCCCGCGTTCCCCTCCGCGGAAGACCAGCAGCGCATTGAGGCCGGCGAACTCGTACCTGGCGAGGTCATCGACGAGCGCACCGGCGGGGAGAAACGCGCCGATATCCTCCGCGGCATCCTCACCCAGGTCGCCCAGGACCCCCGCACCCCCACCATGGGCGGCATGCCACCCACCGTGATGGTGCACGTGAACGCCACGGACCTCCTCGCCCAGGCCGGGGTCGGATGGATCGACGGGGTGGAGGGGCCGATCTCAATGAAGACGATCAACCAGATGATCGACAACGGCGGCTACCGGCCGATCTTCTTCGGCGGCAACGGCGCCGTCCTCGCCCTCGGCGACAAAGTACGCTGCTTCACAGCCCTACAACGCAAGGCCATCACCGCCCGTGACGGCGGCTGCGTCATCCCGGGCTGTGACTGCCCGCCACAGTGGACCGAAGTCCACCATGTGACGTCCTGGCAAGACGGCGGGCCCACCGATGTCTCCAACGGGGTGCTGTTGTGTTGGTACCACCACCACACCCTCAGCACCGGTGGGTGGCAGATCCGGATGGTGCTCGGCATGCCCGAGGTCAAGGCACCAGCCTGGCTCGACCCGAGCGGCGCATGGCGGAAACCCAATCAGCATCGGGCGCATGACCCGCGGACGCGAAGACCACCACACACCGAGTGA
- a CDS encoding ABC transporter ATP-binding protein yields the protein MSSPTDPTPSPLQAAGLSVRYDRRSVIDDLDLSVPPGSFTVIIGPNACGKSTLLRALAGLLPAASGAVLLDCKDISAYSAKETARRLGLLPQSAVSPDGITVAELVARGRYAHQRLLRQWSAADEAAVTDALRLTDVADLATRPVDELSGGQRQRVWIAMVLAQQTPLILLDEPTTYLDIAHQIEVLNLLHDLNGQGRTIVAVLHDLNHAARYASNIIAMQDGRIVAHGPPRTTITAELVAGVFGLPNIVINDPLTGTPLVVPADTRLPHPVHRPA from the coding sequence ATGAGCTCACCCACCGACCCCACCCCCTCACCGCTCCAGGCCGCCGGCCTCAGTGTGCGGTACGACCGTCGCAGCGTCATCGACGACCTCGACCTCAGCGTGCCGCCCGGATCGTTCACCGTGATCATCGGCCCCAACGCCTGCGGCAAGTCCACCCTGCTGCGCGCCCTGGCCGGCTTGCTTCCCGCGGCGTCGGGAGCCGTGTTGCTGGACTGCAAGGACATCTCCGCCTATTCGGCGAAGGAGACGGCCCGGCGCCTCGGCCTGTTGCCGCAGAGCGCGGTGTCCCCCGACGGCATAACTGTGGCCGAGCTGGTGGCCCGCGGCCGTTACGCCCATCAGCGCCTGCTGCGCCAGTGGTCTGCGGCCGATGAGGCAGCCGTGACGGATGCGCTTCGCCTCACCGACGTCGCCGACCTGGCAACCCGGCCGGTAGACGAGCTCTCCGGCGGGCAACGGCAGCGCGTGTGGATCGCTATGGTCCTTGCCCAGCAGACACCGCTGATCCTGCTGGATGAGCCCACCACCTATCTCGATATCGCACACCAGATCGAGGTGCTCAACCTGCTTCACGACCTCAACGGGCAGGGGCGAACCATCGTGGCGGTGCTGCACGACCTCAACCATGCCGCTCGGTACGCCTCCAACATCATCGCCATGCAGGACGGCCGGATCGTGGCGCACGGCCCGCCCCGAACGACCATCACCGCCGAGCTGGTCGCCGGGGTCTTCGGCCTGCCCAACATCGTCATCAACGATCCGCTCACGGGCACTCCCCTGGTGGTTCCCGCTGACACCCGGCTGCCCCACCCCGTGCACAGGCCGGCCTGA
- a CDS encoding YbdK family carboxylate-amine ligase, which translates to MATFGIEEEFQFLDPETLCPVDAGARVFDTLSATVKWRDVTHREFLASQIEHASAVFERIDDARAAVAGFRRAVAIRAAELGVVVASIGTPPDTTEFPSITDTERYRHIVRTMDAVIADHQVSGLHVHVGIPSRQAGVVVLNAVRPWLPLLTAIASNSPLWRGQDTGHDSWRTVLLRRWTTSGCPPSFVDAADYDRRIARLLGIGGTVDLGVIMWDVRLSEHLPTIEFRMADAQLDTQTTLFITTLCRALVAHSLAVPNAQSAAATASAEMPSELLSAALLHSAHFGMRHEVFDPLVGALAPAHDCLRRLLRLVEPELVQLGDLELAAEAVARLAVDGTGAERQRAAFSRGGLPGLRRLLAATVSLPRGDEKMAVTVGSILG; encoded by the coding sequence GTGGCTACGTTCGGCATCGAAGAGGAGTTCCAGTTCCTCGATCCTGAAACCCTGTGCCCAGTGGATGCGGGCGCCAGGGTTTTCGACACGCTCTCGGCCACGGTCAAGTGGCGAGACGTCACGCACCGGGAGTTCTTGGCCTCGCAGATCGAGCACGCCTCGGCCGTGTTCGAGCGGATAGACGACGCCCGTGCGGCCGTCGCGGGGTTCCGCCGTGCGGTGGCGATACGCGCAGCCGAGCTGGGAGTCGTGGTGGCGAGTATCGGCACCCCGCCCGACACCACCGAGTTCCCCTCGATCACCGACACCGAACGCTACCGACACATCGTGCGCACCATGGACGCCGTGATCGCCGACCACCAGGTGAGTGGTCTGCACGTACACGTGGGCATTCCCAGTCGGCAGGCCGGTGTGGTCGTACTCAACGCGGTGCGGCCCTGGTTGCCCCTTTTGACGGCGATCGCGTCGAACTCACCCCTGTGGCGAGGGCAGGACACCGGGCACGACAGTTGGCGCACTGTGCTGCTGCGCCGGTGGACGACCTCCGGTTGCCCGCCCTCGTTCGTCGACGCCGCGGACTACGACCGGCGGATCGCCCGCCTGTTGGGCATCGGCGGCACCGTCGACCTGGGCGTGATCATGTGGGATGTGCGCCTCTCCGAGCACCTGCCCACGATCGAGTTCAGGATGGCGGACGCGCAACTCGACACGCAGACCACCCTGTTCATCACCACACTGTGCCGGGCGCTGGTGGCGCACTCGCTCGCAGTCCCGAACGCGCAGAGCGCCGCGGCGACGGCATCCGCCGAGATGCCGTCAGAGCTCCTGTCGGCCGCGCTGTTGCACTCTGCTCACTTCGGGATGCGCCACGAGGTGTTCGATCCGCTGGTCGGGGCGTTGGCCCCGGCGCACGACTGCCTCCGCAGGCTCCTGCGGCTGGTCGAGCCCGAGCTCGTGCAACTGGGTGACCTGGAGCTGGCGGCGGAGGCGGTGGCGCGGCTGGCGGTGGACGGCACCGGCGCTGAGCGGCAGCGGGCGGCGTTCAGCCGCGGCGGGCTGCCCGGGCTGCGCCGATTGCTCGCCGCCACGGTGTCCCTGCCGCGCGGCGACGAGAAGATGGCCGTGACGGTGGGATCGATTCTCGGCTGA
- the ftsX gene encoding permease-like cell division protein FtsX — MRLGLVLSEASNGLRRNASMVVSVVLVTFISLTFVGAAILMQMQIGQMKNFWYDRAQVGIYMCTSLSTAETCTAGEATQEQIDSVKAQLESPTLAPFIDKYYFETHEQAFENFQTQFAGNPVAEYVTPEQLNQTYWVNLKNPDDSQLMVEGLSGVAGVESVADQRKYLDQIFSVLNVASYTAIGIASLMLVAAALLIATTIRLSAFSRRKELGIMRLVGASNRFIQTPFILEGVFAALLGSLLAGGAVVAIVKFFVQDYLGVRLSGFALVDLQDALTVVPILLVLGAALAAASANFAITRYLKV, encoded by the coding sequence ATGAGACTCGGACTTGTGCTCTCCGAAGCATCCAACGGCCTGCGCCGCAACGCCTCGATGGTCGTCTCGGTCGTTCTCGTGACCTTCATCTCGCTGACCTTTGTGGGCGCGGCCATCCTCATGCAGATGCAGATCGGCCAGATGAAGAACTTCTGGTACGACCGCGCGCAGGTGGGCATCTACATGTGCACCAGCCTGTCGACCGCGGAGACCTGCACCGCGGGCGAAGCGACCCAGGAGCAGATCGACTCCGTCAAGGCCCAGCTCGAGTCGCCCACGCTGGCGCCGTTCATCGACAAGTACTATTTCGAGACCCACGAGCAGGCCTTCGAGAACTTCCAGACCCAGTTCGCCGGCAACCCGGTGGCCGAGTACGTGACGCCTGAGCAGCTCAACCAGACCTACTGGGTGAACCTCAAGAATCCTGACGATTCGCAGCTGATGGTGGAGGGTCTGTCCGGCGTGGCGGGCGTCGAGAGTGTCGCCGATCAGCGCAAGTATCTGGACCAGATCTTCTCGGTGCTCAATGTGGCCAGTTACACGGCGATCGGCATCGCCTCGCTGATGCTGGTGGCTGCGGCGTTGCTGATTGCCACGACCATCCGGCTGTCGGCCTTTTCCCGGCGCAAGGAGCTGGGCATCATGAGGCTGGTGGGTGCGTCGAACAGGTTCATCCAGACACCGTTCATCCTGGAGGGCGTGTTCGCGGCCCTGCTGGGGTCGTTGTTGGCGGGTGGTGCGGTCGTGGCCATCGTCAAGTTCTTCGTGCAGGATTACTTGGGCGTGCGGCTGAGCGGCTTCGCCCTCGTCGACCTGCAGGATGCTCTCACCGTGGTGCCGATCCTGTTGGTCTTGGGAGCAGCGTTGGCTGCGGCCTCGGCCAACTTCGCGATCACCCGTTATCTGAAGGTCTGA
- a CDS encoding iron chelate uptake ABC transporter family permease subunit, with translation MTALDVGRRRVVLRIRGSSLVIGVRSAVVGLIVTLVTVLLGLLALALGDFPITIAEVVGVLTGQVDALPRIVVLEWRLPRAAAAVLFGAALAVAGAIFQTVTRNPLASPDIIGLANGSFTGMLVALLVLGGSWPLLTAGSLIGGLLAAVLIYLLAYRGGLHGFRFIVVGIGISAMLASVNTWMLLRVELETALFASAWGAGTMNSVTALTAVPAGLCIVLLLALLPLVAPAMRQLDLGDDAASASGVAVGRARLLAIALAVCLVSVVTAVAGPIAFVALAAPQITRRLTQSPGIPLVTTGLVGGALLLGSDLIAQHVIPLTVPVGVVTVVLGGGYLVWLLIHESRRRA, from the coding sequence GTGACCGCCCTCGACGTCGGGCGGCGGCGGGTGGTCCTGCGCATCCGCGGCTCCAGTCTGGTCATCGGGGTGCGCTCCGCCGTCGTCGGCCTGATCGTGACCTTGGTCACGGTGCTCCTCGGACTCCTCGCCCTGGCCCTGGGCGATTTTCCGATCACCATCGCCGAGGTCGTCGGAGTCCTCACCGGCCAGGTCGACGCCCTGCCGCGCATCGTGGTGCTGGAGTGGCGCCTTCCGCGCGCGGCCGCCGCCGTATTGTTCGGTGCCGCACTGGCCGTGGCCGGCGCCATTTTCCAGACCGTCACCCGCAACCCGTTGGCGAGCCCGGACATCATCGGCCTCGCGAACGGCTCGTTCACCGGCATGCTGGTGGCCCTGCTCGTACTCGGCGGCAGCTGGCCACTGCTCACCGCGGGGTCGCTGATCGGCGGCCTGCTGGCGGCCGTCCTGATCTACCTGCTCGCCTACCGGGGCGGCCTGCATGGGTTCCGTTTCATCGTGGTGGGCATCGGCATCTCGGCCATGCTCGCGTCGGTCAACACCTGGATGCTGCTGCGGGTGGAACTGGAGACCGCGCTCTTCGCATCGGCGTGGGGTGCCGGCACGATGAACAGCGTCACCGCTCTCACAGCGGTTCCGGCGGGTCTCTGCATCGTTCTGTTGCTCGCGCTGCTTCCTCTGGTCGCCCCCGCCATGCGGCAGCTCGACCTCGGTGACGACGCCGCCTCCGCCAGCGGAGTGGCTGTCGGTCGGGCCCGGCTCCTCGCCATCGCCCTCGCCGTTTGCCTGGTGAGCGTCGTCACGGCCGTTGCCGGCCCGATCGCTTTTGTTGCGCTGGCCGCACCGCAGATCACCCGGCGACTCACCCAGAGCCCCGGCATCCCCCTCGTCACGACGGGACTCGTGGGAGGGGCGTTGCTGCTCGGCTCCGACCTGATTGCCCAGCATGTCATCCCGCTCACCGTGCCCGTCGGCGTGGTGACGGTGGTCCTCGGCGGCGGTTATCTCGTGTGGCTACTCATCCACGAATCCAGGAGGAGAGCATGA